The Nitrospirota bacterium genome has a segment encoding these proteins:
- a CDS encoding branched-chain amino acid ABC transporter permease: MFFQQVINGLTVGGVYALIALGYTMVYGILELINFAHGEIYMIGAYLGIIFLGVFTTLGLTEYSLTLSLLLTFIFSVFFCSAYGFTIEKLAYKPLRNAPRLSPLISAIGVSIFLQNYVMLTQGATDKVFPHILETHRIEFFNATMTTLQVFIIITSLLLMGLLHIFVMKTKTGKAMRAVAQDKVMASLLGINIDRIISVTFIIGSGLAAVAGLMVAMYYGLVNYSIGYIVGIKAFAAAVLGGIGSIPGAILGGFVLGIIESLGASFLSSEYKDAYAFVVLIIILLIRPKGLLGKS; encoded by the coding sequence ATGTTTTTCCAGCAGGTAATCAATGGGCTTACGGTGGGCGGCGTCTATGCGCTCATTGCCCTCGGCTACACAATGGTTTACGGCATACTTGAGCTGATAAATTTCGCCCATGGCGAAATTTATATGATAGGCGCATACTTAGGGATAATATTCTTAGGCGTGTTTACGACTCTGGGGCTTACCGAGTACAGCCTTACTCTTTCACTTTTGCTGACATTTATATTTTCGGTTTTCTTCTGTTCGGCATATGGTTTTACGATAGAAAAACTTGCGTACAAGCCTTTAAGAAATGCCCCTCGGTTAAGCCCCCTGATAAGCGCCATCGGGGTGTCAATCTTTCTGCAAAATTATGTAATGCTCACTCAGGGCGCGACCGATAAGGTATTCCCGCATATTTTAGAGACGCACAGGATTGAATTTTTTAATGCAACAATGACTACTCTTCAGGTCTTTATCATCATCACGTCTCTTTTACTCATGGGATTACTTCACATTTTTGTCATGAAGACAAAGACCGGGAAAGCCATGAGGGCGGTGGCTCAGGACAAGGTCATGGCTTCTTTGCTCGGAATAAATATTGACAGGATAATCTCTGTTACATTTATAATCGGCTCTGGACTTGCTGCAGTGGCGGGTCTGATGGTAGCTATGTATTATGGGCTTGTCAATTATTCCATAGGCTATATTGTTGGCATAAAGGCATTTGCCGCCGCTGTGTTAGGAGGCATCGGGAGCATTCCCGGCGCAATATTAGGAGGTTTTGTGCTGGGGATTATAGAGAGCCTCGGCGCAAGTTTTCTTTCAAGCGAATACAAGGATGCCTATGCGTTTGTGGTCTTAATTATCATACTTCTGATAAGACCCAAAGGTCTGCTGGGAAAATCGTAA
- a CDS encoding branched-chain amino acid ABC transporter permease yields the protein MKNKIVLFILWISFLSTPFMGTKGALLLFPGLCLAYGAFVIIKRLSVHFRKIKLPEISVNKKAAYVLSIIILLALPLFLNDYYIDVIILAGIYIILALGLNVVLGFSGLLNLGFAAFYAVGAYSCALLTTRAGLGFWSALPLSVIITALSGLILAFPALRLRGDYLAIVTLGFGEIVRLILNNWDSLTKGPNGITGIPAPFIFGFKLNTLMHYYYLVLIFVIIAVFVVRRVYYSRTGRAWLAIREDETAAEAMGINNTNFKFLAFTFGAFWAGLAGALFAGKMRFVSPESFSFMESVLIACMVILGGLGSIPGVILGAFILIILPEMLREFQLYRMLALGAGLVLMMVFRPGGLIKNR from the coding sequence ATGAAAAATAAAATAGTGTTATTCATACTCTGGATTTCTTTTTTAAGCACTCCTTTTATGGGAACAAAAGGCGCGCTGCTGCTGTTTCCGGGACTTTGTCTTGCTTACGGCGCATTTGTCATAATTAAACGGCTGTCTGTGCATTTCAGAAAAATCAAACTGCCGGAGATTTCCGTTAACAAGAAGGCCGCATATGTTTTGAGTATTATTATCCTGCTGGCCCTGCCGCTTTTTCTTAATGATTACTACATTGACGTTATTATCCTTGCGGGGATTTACATCATACTTGCGCTTGGGCTTAATGTGGTCCTCGGATTCAGCGGACTTTTAAATCTGGGTTTTGCCGCCTTTTACGCAGTTGGCGCATATTCCTGCGCCCTTCTTACAACGAGGGCAGGGTTAGGGTTCTGGAGCGCGCTTCCTCTTTCAGTAATTATCACAGCGCTGTCAGGGCTTATACTTGCATTTCCGGCATTAAGGCTGAGGGGCGATTATCTGGCAATAGTGACCCTCGGCTTCGGTGAGATTGTACGGCTCATATTAAATAACTGGGACAGTCTTACAAAAGGGCCTAACGGCATTACAGGAATACCGGCGCCGTTTATCTTCGGATTTAAACTGAATACGCTTATGCATTATTACTATCTCGTGCTGATTTTTGTCATTATTGCCGTGTTTGTGGTCCGACGCGTTTATTATTCAAGGACCGGCAGGGCGTGGCTTGCCATAAGAGAGGACGAAACAGCGGCAGAAGCCATGGGCATTAACAATACAAATTTCAAGTTTCTTGCGTTTACCTTCGGCGCATTCTGGGCCGGGCTTGCAGGCGCGCTCTTTGCAGGCAAGATGCGGTTTGTGTCGCCTGAAAGTTTTTCATTCATGGAGTCTGTCCTAATCGCCTGCATGGTTATACTTGGCGGGCTCGGCAGCATCCCGGGCGTGATTCTCGGCGCATTTATCCTTATTATTCTGCCTGAAATGCTTAGAGAATTTCAGCTTTACAGAATGCTTGCGCTCGGCGCCGGACTTGTGCTCATGATGGTATTCAGACCTGGGGGGCTTATTAAAAACAGATAG